Proteins from a genomic interval of Ciona intestinalis chromosome 9, KH, whole genome shotgun sequence:
- the LOC100175226 gene encoding probable glutamate--tRNA ligase, mitochondrial gives MLTYSITKRLCLSSGISSRHLRRLIHKEVRVRFAPSPTGFLHIGGLRTALYNYLFARANNGKFIVRIEDTDQTRVVDGATSSILSTLEWAGLHPQESPEKGGEFGPYIQSERIKSYQAIANKLVDSGAAYRCFCSQRRLAILKKDQIKRKETGRYDNRCRELTDAEINSNLDQKVPYVIRLRLKDEFHQIEDALFGKVSHNAHFEGDPVILKSDGFPTYHLANVVDDHMMQISHVIRGKEWLTSTTKHVQIYEALGWEVPTFMHLPLLINKDGSKLSKRQGDVYVEESRAKGYSPCALLNFMAYYGSGFPNINFPVCASNHYELLNILEQSFNPYRLVLSDAIVDFSKLDDFSTLLTKHKFESSDKKVMQGVRKELYQLLEQKFEKELIFNQEEFTATEIDKYLNGILCSRKGHIVKLNDLIKEEYDYLWCRPQPLISEEDTMFHEFLYDFIRFLNTVTWEPLDVETIASYLNNHGREKGLHYPKVMKFLRKLLSGREQGPKIVDLLLMLNKRESLLRLDIALSNIEREIEVEYLRKK, from the exons ATGTTAACTTATAGCATCACAAAGAGATTATGTCTCAGCTCCGGCATTTCATCTCGCCATTTAAGAAGATTAATTCATAAAGAAGTTAGAGTTAGGTTTGCGCCATCACCTACAG GCTTTCTTCATATTGGGGGTCTTCGAACAGCGTTATACAACTACCTTTTTGCTCGAGCCAACAATGGAAAATTCATCGTTAGAATTGAAGACACAGATCAGACGAGGGTCGTCGATGGAGCAACATCCAGTATTCTATCCACGCTAGAATGGGCAGGATTACATCCGCAGGAGAGTCCGGAAAAAGGAGGAGAGTTTGGTCCCTACATCCAGAGTGAAAGAATCAAAAGTTATCAAGC GATAGCAAACAAGCTAGTAGACAGTGGAGCTGCTTATCGGTGTTTTTGTTCTCAAAGAAGGTTGgcaattttgaaaaaagatCAAATCAAAAGAAAAGAAACTGGAAG ATACGACAACAGATGCCGAGAATTAACGGATGCAGAAATTAATTCAAATCTTGATCAAAAAGTTCCCTATGTCATCAGACTTCGCTTGAAAGATGAATTTCACCAAATTGAGGATGCATTGTTTGGGAAAGTCAGTCATAATGCACATTTTGAGGGGGATCCAGTTATTTTAAAGTCAGATGG GTTTCCCACCTACCATCTTGCTAATGTAGTAGATGATCATATGATGCAGATATCTCATGTGATACGGGGAAAGGAATGGCTGACATCTACCACAAAGCATGTTCAAATATACGAAGCGCTCGGCTGGGAAGTTCCCACCTTTATGCATCTTCCTTTACTCATCAATAAAGATGGCTCAAAACTGTCAAAACGACAA GGTGATGTTTACGTGGAAGAATCAAGAGCAAAGGGGTATTCCCCATGTGCGTTACTGAACTTCATGGCTTACTACGGTTCAGGGTTTCCAAATATTAACTTTCCTGTGTGTGCATCAAACCACTATGAACTGCTGAATATTTTGGAACAATCATTTAACCCTTACAGA CTTGTTCTTTCTGATGCTATTGTCGACTTTTCGAAGCTTGACGACTTCAGTACATTGCTCACAAAACATAAGTTTGAATCTAGTGATAAAAAAGTGATGCAGGGCGTCAGGAAAGAGCTGTACCAACTCTTAGAGCAGAAATTCGAAAAAGAACTGATTTTTAACCAAGAAGAATTCACTGCAACagaaattgataaatatttaaatggaatTCTGTGCAGTAGAAag GGTCACATTGTAAAGCTGAATGATCTAATTAAAGAAGAATATGATTATCTTTGGTGTCGTCCACAACCACTAATAAGCGAGGAAGATACAATGTTTCATGAATTTCTGTATGACTTTATTAG GTTCTTAAACACTGTAACATGGGAACCATTGGATGTTGAAACTATTGCTtcttatttaaacaatcaTGGGAGGGAAAAGGGCTTGCACTACCCTAAAGTTATGAAGTTTCTACGCAAATTACTGTCTGGAAGAGAG CAAGGGCCAAAGATAGTGGACTTGCTGCTGATGCTGAACAAGAGAGAATCACTGCTGAGGTTGGATATAGCACTTTCTAACATAGAACGAGAGATAGA ggtcgaatatttaagaaaaaaataa